The sequence below is a genomic window from Nostoc flagelliforme CCNUN1.
CAGAGAATGGTTTCAGAAGTCAAGCTGAGGTGCTTGTCAAAACAAGACAAGCTGCGGATAGAGTCGGCGCAACCATGATGGATCGTCCAGAATGGGTAGCTGTGCGTCCTCGGATTGGTGGATATAAAGAGATTGAGGTCTACTGCACATTGACCAACAATAATCGTCGGGGCACAACTCCAGTTTCTTCCAACCAGCCAGACGGCACAACAGCAGCAGGCGGTGCGCGTCCTACCGTGAATCCTGCCAACCCACGTCCTGACAACCGTTATGGTCACATTATTCGCTGGCGCGAAGATGGACGCCGTGTTACAGCAACTACCTTCAAATGGGATATTTTCTTTGAAGCTGGCGACAAAACTAGACTCGAACCAAATCTTCAGGGCAACATTAAAGGTGACGACTTAAGTTCACCAGATGGTCTGTGGTTCGACGACTTTGGCCGCCTTTGGATTCAGACCGACCACTCAGGCGATGGTATCGGTGATTTGGTAAACATCGGTAGCAACACTATGTCCTGTGCTGACCCCAACACCAAACAAGTTAGGCGCTTCTTAACCAGCCCTACGGATTGTGAGGTAACTGGTATTACCAGCACACCCGATGGTAAAGCGATGTTTATCAACATCCAGCACCCAGGCGATCGCGGAACTACCTTGAATCCCACGATCGCTAGCAATTGGCCTAACAGTCAAGGCTATGGCCCATCAGGTCGCCCACGTTCATCAGTGGTAGTAATTACTCGTAATGATGGTGGCGTTATTGGGGGTCTTTAAAGACGATAGGAACAGATTTATTTAGCGATCGCTCTTTTGTCACTACATTATCTTAGATAGTTTTAAATCACCTTAATCCTTAACCTAAACACGGGCAAGGATAAGGTGATTTATTTATTGTCTACAATTAACCCATAACTTTTGTTCCTCTCTTCTTACGTTCTGACTTTTCCCGTTAAGTCATGAAACAACGAAGCAGCAGGAGTTTCAGACTATAGTATATTCTCAATAACTTAATATTAGTGACAATAAATCACGAGAGAATAGGGCTTTGAGCTAGGGGTATAGTAAGCGATCGCTCAATCAAGGAGATAACGGGAAAAGTCAGTTCTTACGTTGCATCCACAATCCCATAACACCAGCTATAGCCGTACCACCAACAGCTAAGGGTTCGGGTACTTTAGCGTAGCTTACAGTACCAATCTGTGTTGTATTTACTGATTGGCCAATCACAAAAAAGTTGTTTCCTCCTACATCTGGAGTATTTAGATCACCTCCGATCACAAACTGGTCTGCAACAAAATAGCTTAGTCCCAGAACTTCGCCATTATTGAAGCTGACTAGAGGAAAATTGTTGAAATCAGTATCATCTACCTCTGTATAGTTATTACCTAAATAGTTGAATGCCACTGCTAATCCATTCTCCACTCCCAATGTCTCAAGACCTGTATTGCTTAAGGTCGAGTCATCGTATTGAAAAGAGCCGAAATACTGACCAGGATTACCGCCAGATGTGGTATTCACGATAAAACCATAATTAACCAAGGCGGCTTGCGCCGATTTAGCACCAACAGCAGTAAAAGATATGGCAACTGCAACGGTAGCAACACCAAGATTTTTGGCTAATTTCATCAGAAAATGCTCCAAAGTTAAAAAATGAATAATCCTGCAATTTCAGTTAAATAGCTTTTAGCTACTGTATACAGGTTAAGAAATATTAAACAAAAGATTATTGCCATAAAATCTTTATGCTTATCATGTATATATAAATTTTCTGTAAAGGAAAAATTTCAATTATCTACTCAGCATCAAAAGGTATCAAGCTTCTGGCTTTAGTGCTGTTATTACAAACATTTTTGTTACTGTCAAATTTCCATATTAGTAATAAGCGGATATCCAAATCGGAAGCTCATAATATTGACAATTCTATTAAAAAATTAAATGAATCAGTAAAAAATATTCTTATTTTCAATATGTATTTATCTATTTATCGAGGTTTATTGAGCATCAAAAAAGTATTTGTTACCTATACCTGTAAGATATTAAAAGATAATGGTTATCATCCTCTTAGTGAGGATGGTAGGTTGCTCGCAAGTTTTGATTACCAACAAACTCATGTGTAATTAATAACAAATTCCTAACAGGATGATTGCTGGTAATTGTAAATGTTAATATATTTTAATTTTTTATTTTTAACAAAAGCATTACCATTTCTTAAATTAGCTAGGATAAATTTTTTATAGAGAAATATTTTTTTAGTATTCGTATATTTCTGAATCTACAAAAACATATTTAGAGACTGGCTGAGTAATTTTATAAAAGGGCATAGAAAACAAAGTCTTGAACCGTAGCCTGGTCAAAAAAAATATTTGGGGATATACCTTCCGAATTGAGAAAATCTTCACCATAAATACGGTTGGTGCAATTTTTGAAGCTACTACTGTACTGTAGAAAGGTTTTTGAGTAATGGTTTCACTTCAATGGTGTGGATGTGCAGATGATTCTGTAAAAGCAGTTAATAATTACCAGAAAGCAAAAACTTTGTGGATAACAGTAGGTTTACTTGCTATTTTTTTTGTTGCTGAGTGGAGTGTAGGCTTATGGAGCCAAAGTTTATCTTTACAGGCGGATGCAGGACACATCTTATCGGATATCACAGCCTTGGCAATATCACTACTTGCTAGTTTTCTGGCACAGCAACCAGCTAAGAAAAAAGCAACATTTGGACATCAACGGATCGAAGTTTTAGCCGCGTTGTTAAATGGATTAGGTTTGCTTGCGATCGCTACTTTTATCATATTGGAAGCTATTCAACGCTGGCAACATCCAGCAGCAATTTTAGGCATACCAATGTTAGCAATTGCGGTATTAGGTTTAATCGTCAATCTGCTCAATATTACTTTGCTTCATCCCCACACTCACGACGACTTAAACCTGCGGGGAGCTTTGCTTCATGTCATCGCCGATACTGTTAGTTCTATTGGCGTGATTATAGCTGCTTTAGTAGTTCATCTTTGGGATTGGTGGTGGGCAGATGTTGCTATTAGTATAGTCGTTGCAACCTTTACGGGTTTGAGTGCTTTACCTTTAGTGCAAGAAAGCTTAAAGATTTTTTTGGAGTATGCACCCGAATCAATAGACCCCGTTGAGGTAGAAATATCTCTCAAATCTTTTCCTGGTGTTGTTCAAGTAGAAAAACTTCACATCTGGGCAATTAGCTTAGATAAGGTAATGCTTTGTGCCAATTTGACAGTTGAATGTACAACTATTCAGGAACGCGATCGCTTACTCAATAAATTGAAAACTCACATCCACAAAACTTTTAATATTGCTGAGATAACTTTGCAGCTAACTAGCTCTCAAAAACCTTCAGCGTTGCAAATTCATCCTTTATTTAACCAAGATTTAGTTTTCATGTTGTCTACAAGGAAAACCAATTAAAACCAAAATCATAGCTAAATCCATAGTTATTCTAATTGCTACTATAAATTTCAAATAATTTGTGCTAAGTTACTCTGACTATATTTAGTTATTAAAGAGCTTTTAAACATAATGCGTATTGGCATTTTTCTAACTGTCAAAGCATAGCGATGTCTACGACGAGCTACGCCTACGCTGATTGCAACTCGGTTATTTACTAAGAGGTTTCCTGCTCATGACTCTCATTCAAAAATCCAAAATGATTTCATTCCTGAAACAGTACAAACAAGCCTTGGCTTGGTTTATATCTGGTCTGGTTATGGCAGTTTTGTTGTTTTTGGGAACATCAAATCAACAACCAGCAACCGCCTTTGAGCAAAGTCAAGCCACAGCCTTTACTCAGCTAGATGTGACTGCTACAGACTTAGACTTTGGTGCTACTCATCTAGAACCAAATTTTTATCAGTATTAACAGCTAGGGCGTGTTTTCAAACTACTATTTTTGTCCCATAACTTTTTAGATCCCCCTAAATCCCCCTTAAAAAGGGGGACTTTAAGAGACTCTTTGCCCCCCTTTTTAAGGGGGGTTGGGGGGGATCTAAGACTTTGAAAACACGCCCTAAAACTTGCTCAATTAACTTTAAGGCACATTGCAATGATTTCATTTTTGCAAAAGTACAAGCGATTTCTAGCCCTTACTATGGCTGGCTTTTTCTGTACCGTTCTG
It includes:
- a CDS encoding cation diffusion facilitator family transporter, giving the protein MVSLQWCGCADDSVKAVNNYQKAKTLWITVGLLAIFFVAEWSVGLWSQSLSLQADAGHILSDITALAISLLASFLAQQPAKKKATFGHQRIEVLAALLNGLGLLAIATFIILEAIQRWQHPAAILGIPMLAIAVLGLIVNLLNITLLHPHTHDDLNLRGALLHVIADTVSSIGVIIAALVVHLWDWWWADVAISIVVATFTGLSALPLVQESLKIFLEYAPESIDPVEVEISLKSFPGVVQVEKLHIWAISLDKVMLCANLTVECTTIQERDRLLNKLKTHIHKTFNIAEITLQLTSSQKPSALQIHPLFNQDLVFMLSTRKTN
- a CDS encoding PEP-CTERM sorting domain-containing protein — its product is MKLAKNLGVATVAVAISFTAVGAKSAQAALVNYGFIVNTTSGGNPGQYFGSFQYDDSTLSNTGLETLGVENGLAVAFNYLGNNYTEVDDTDFNNFPLVSFNNGEVLGLSYFVADQFVIGGDLNTPDVGGNNFFVIGQSVNTTQIGTVSYAKVPEPLAVGGTAIAGVMGLWMQRKN